TTCATGAGAGAGGCCGAGAGGGCCGTCGATCGTGGGCCATTCGATCCGCACCGATCTACCTGTAGAAGATGAAGCCTCGTCAGTGGTGGGAAGAAGGTTCCCGGCGCCGGCGACAGGGTGGAGATTGGACAAGGGTGCCCTTGAATCTTCGTCCATGGCAGGAATGTTTTGTATTGTTAAACAAACTGTTCgctcttcattttttatacgtTTACTTACTATGGCTTTGGGAAATTAGACTGATCATTctaagagaaaatattattttaatgagtaaTGATTTAGAGATATAATGTCTCCATGACATAATGCCTTTATGTCACTTTGATATAgctatattttatatcatgaCTAATTTACCCTAATGTTATATTAAGTAAATTTAAACCATTTGATTATGATTGTTTCaagtaatataaaattcttaatacaCATTAATACACTTCTTTGGATATATACATGcgacaaaattgaaatattaaaaaaatatttagttatctaatattaataattttaacttgtgtataaaataaatgcgttatcaatttttgaaagaaaaacattttctttcaataaaaagttttctgtcaaaaaatttaatattaaatttaaattttatttatcaataccaaatttataacataattttcaataaacaaatatgaaaTAGTTTTAATACTCCACAAtagtttctttttattattttcttattaatcataatctatattatattattacaacttttcttcctattaaattcaaataaagttaaataattctatttttttggcattttcaaactttttatattcCTTTTAATTCAACGatgataaaatttgtaaattttttacaattctttatattttaggtattattatgagaaattgaaattatgaatgTGCAAAAACACATTATGCATTGGAGTTATGGTCTGATTTATATAGGGTTTTGTGATTTATTCTAAAATGACtgtagtttttcttttaaactAGTTTTaccacccgtgctatgcacgggccaagtgattttcaaaatataagaaaatatctttaacaaaaattaaatgtgaataaGGAATATATAggaaataagtaaaattattgaaaataaagaatataaacTATTCATATATTGCATTCAAAAGATTATAAAGATTTACAAAACAAATGATCAAGATAACAAATGaaccattttatatttagCATATAATTTTGATGGCAAGTAGCATTTATTatgtgataaataaaattgaaggaTAAATAAAAGGACATGAGAGAAGTAGGACAAGGGAGAAACGAAATGCCCTTTAAATACTTGTGACTGAAGTAGGCACTaaagtaatttaaatacttcattataaattcGAAGAACAACATATAGAATTCAAAATCTGATTTTCGTAACAAAAACGTTATAAACATCTCTCTAACATAAGTAATTCATACATTTTGAAAGACTTCTTTGTATACAACATTAAGAGTAGAATCACTTCTACTGCCAATCTCATCCCCGCAAACTAAAATCTTCAATCCTTCACGACTTGTAATTCTAGATATAGCAACATAAAGTTGTCCATGACTAAATACTGGTTTTCTcaaaaataatccaacatGGGACAATGATTGGCCTTGACTTTTGTTAATGGTCATTGCATATGACACAGCCAAAGGAAATTGACGTCGTTGGAATTTGAAAGGTAGCCTCGGATCAGACGGTATCAATGACATGCGTGGAATCAAAACCTTGTCACCAATATTTTGACCCCCCAAAACACGCGCCTCCTaaacataatcacctaaaCGGGTAATGATCAATCTAGTGTCATTACACAAACCATTTGAATGATCTATATTTCTTAACAACATCACAGGAGTTCcaactttcaacatcaattcaTGATTAGGGGTACCCGaacatttcaaattattcaaaaattcaacAGGATGTATCTCAGCAGAACCATTCGAAGTGGAATCTGAATTTGAAATGCTATCAGAGCTCAACTATACGCGCCCTGGAGCCTGATGCACCGATATCATGAATTGGTTAACCTCATCAACAACATCAAGCGTGGGAGCAAGTATAGCACGATCATGCAAACAATTGCTCAACTCTTCTGGATCCATATAGGAAGGGTATATGCTTTCAACAATGGTTTTAAGAGGATCTCCAGAATTTGATAATATAATGTCAGAAGGAAGATCTATAGCAACTTCACCATCATTCGGACCACCAACAACTCCATCACCTACAGAAGCAACCCAAGATGAAAATTCcttcaacttagaagcttcAACAGAAGATTCAACACTCAACAGTCTCATGTTCTTAGTCAACCTCAAAACTATACAACTACTCCAAAGATAAGATGAGTTAATGGTGGCATTCACAACATTCTGCCGACTTCCTTTAAGCACAACAGGCAAAATTTGTCTAAAATCACCACCAAAAACTATAGTCTTTCCACCAAATGGTTTGTGCACACTTGACTCACTACACACACGAAGAATATCTCTAAAAGTCCTATCAACGgcttctatgcaatgcttatGAATCATCGGTGTTTCATCCCATATGATAAGTTTCGACCTTATGATAAGCTCCGCAAGATCAGATCCTTGTTTTATATTGCACATAGAATCTTCATTAACATTGATAGGAATCTTAAAACGTGAGTGAGCTGTTCTACCCCCTGGTAACAATAGAGAAGCTATGCCACTGGACGCTACATTTAACACAATACCTCATGTCGAACGAATACCTGCTGACAAAGACCTCCAAATGAATGTTTTTCCAGTACCTCCATAAccataaacaaaaaacatttttCCTTCAGTCGAATTCACAGACGACATTATCATATCATGAACATTAAGTTGCTCATCCGTGAACTTTGATAGAAATTCCAAGTGTTCTTTCCTTAAAGCTTCACGATCATAAGACAACTCATCGCTGATCAAAGTATTCTGAAATGATTCAAAATACTGCGGTTTTGGATACGGCATACCATGGTAGTCATGCAAACTTTTACCAACGTTCAGTAGCAATTTCTCAATGTTGGCCAACACAATATTCTGAATTTCATCATCATTTAGCACCAAATCTGGAGTACAAAAAATATGCATGTAACATTTGgtatatgaaacaaaaatatttaaaaaatataacaaaaatagttCAGTTTAAAATTATCTTGTAGATTCTTCTTTGATTATAAACAACATCATCGGATAAATGTTTCCAACATTTTTGCAATAAAACATCGGGCCGAGATACAGATTCTGATGACAACaaacttagagcatccgcaatggtcggctagcgaccggctagccgattcttcgggctggccgatcggctagccgaaccattggaggcgGCAAGCGGCTAACCGGCGAgccgatcggcgtgggctggctgATTGGTGGGCGCGCCGatgcgctagccgatcggctagccgccattgtggcggcccgatcggccagcgccgatttttgtattttttttacaaacctatataaatgcgattttcgtttcattttcatttgcaccacttgttttaacgagttttctctctctctaactttctgtacaagagcatcatcgcgcgatgagtaacgcgggtggtagcggtggtggtagtggtggggatgttgaggagtacgaacggaggatgaacgaggctatgaatgcctacatgaaccgcgagatggagcggtacatgcgtagggTGGAACAGCAAGCGATACCTCACCCTCCACGAGTTGTCCACTGCCAAgaagtgattgatcgggatcaagTAGTTGCACATCAGCAGTTGTACGACGACTACTTTTcagagaacccgcggtttcccgccaacatgttccggcggcgttttagaatgcgcagggagttgtttatgcgcatcgttgGGGCATTAGAGCGTCAatatctgtgtttccgcttcaggcacgatgcggctggcagacccaaccacacccctattcaaaagtgcacggcggcaatcaggcggttggcctacggaggcgcggcagacatgtgggatgagtacctccacatcggtgagtcgacaGCCCTGAAATGTCTCGAAGGATTTGTGGGGGCGTGATAAGCGTTTTCGGTGAGcggtaccttcgaagccctactcccgaagattgtcgGAATTTGATGcgagatgcacggggagaagcatgagttcccgggatgttaggcggcatagattgtatgcattgggagtggaagaactgcctcgactgcctggaagggggcctacacgaccggctacaagtcaaagaatcccacgataatcctcgaTGCCATAGCGATTACCGGCTATGGATccgcatgcgtattttggggtagccgggtcgaacaacgacctcaacgtcctgaactcgtctcccctcttcaacgagaagtgccagggcgtcggtccagccgtctcatttgtggccaacggcaaccggcatgatatgggctactacttggcggatgggatataccctcggtggccggtctttgtgaagacgattagacaaacaagtgatgaaaagaaggcctactttgcggaacgacaggagtcggcgcgcaaggacgtggagcgcgcatttggtgtgctccagtctcgatgggcggcaattaagggtccaacgcgtttgtgggatgtcggatgcgtttcccAGATAATGTACGCCTACATTATCTgctgcacaacatgatcgtcgaagacgaaggcgtacaaccgactagttgggtcaatgacgatgaagccggtccaagccacggaacggccacccctagtgtacgacgtggggtacctctcgatgaagccggccgcctcaaggaatttgccaacatgcgccaagtggatgctcatattcaactccaaaaggatataattgaatagttgtgggcacggaggattgcacggcgatagttttttttctttattatgtacctttttaaatgtaattttttttatctatgtaccttttttaaatgcaattaatgaattttcccgtatatgtctcgtaaatttaattccgtaatttaatcataattttaattccgtaaatgtagtatattttgaattatttttattgcggctggcctatggctggcctaaatctgatgtgtcaggtggattttttagtgttgctgacgtggcaggggagagaatggctggcctattgctggcctaagcaccattgcggatgctcttactaATAGCAATCTCAGTGAATGTGCAGACGACCAAAAAGAAGCCTCAACAATTCCATCAATATATTCCTTATCATCATCCAACAATCCTAAAACAAAGCATGCATCTCTAAATGTATCATACTAAAGATCCTCATAACATGTAGCCCCCTTAACGACGTTCAACAAACATCTTAAATAATACATATCACCAGAGCCAGGAGCAACATAAAACAACCTCTCAACCGAATAACGTTGTTTTCTAGGTTGCCAATGATCTTTCTTCCACACGAACTTGGTTGGAAATTCACCATATGTCAAATTTCTACCTTCAGAATATACCTTATTTGCCTCCATCCAACCTAAGAACTTACTCTCATAAATAGTCCTACGATTTAAGACGTCATCCAAAGAATCGGCTTcatcaaatattattacaacttttcttcctattaaattcaaataaagttaaataattctatctttttggcattttcaaactttttatattcCTTTTAATTCAACGATGATAAaacttgtaaattttttacaattctttatattttaggtattattatgagaaattgaaattatgaatgTGCAAAAACACATTATGCATTGGAGTTATGGTCTGATTTATATAGGGTTTTGTGATTTATTCTAAAATGACtgtagtttttcttttaaatttgagtttaagaTATTGGAGTTAGATTTAAGAATGTAAAAAATTATGGTATGCATTGGAAATTgattgtaactttaaaattaaaaattgttaaaaattttaaaagtgaaattaatcttatgatattcttaaaataaaacagtaaactcaattagtattaatatgtcatatatcaaatttagtataTTCAATGAAACAGTGAATCAAGCCTTagaattctaatattttagaaaaaaaaggagaaaatattaattatatgatgtTAAAATGCTAAATAGATTAGTTAAGAATATGTAACTTTTTGTCGGAGGTTTGATGCAACGTTCCAATACCAAAggatttagttatattttacaattttgaaaagtaatgaattaaaatcaaaatcataaacttaattagtatgaacaagaaaaatatcaaattttttacttttgcaaagtttatataatatcataaaaagaaaaatagaaaaaattaaataatatttaaaatattaaataactGAGTTAAAAACacgtaataaattt
The genomic region above belongs to Salvia hispanica cultivar TCC Black 2014 chromosome 3, UniMelb_Shisp_WGS_1.0, whole genome shotgun sequence and contains:
- the LOC125209150 gene encoding uncharacterized protein LOC125209150 yields the protein MEANKVYSEGRNLTYGEFPTKFVWKKDHWQPRKQRYSVERLFYVAPGSDLVLNDDEIQNIVLANIEKLLLNVGKSLHDYHGMPYPKPQYFESFQNTLISDELSYDREALRKEHLEFLSKFTDEQLNVHDMIMSSVNSTEGKMFFVYGYGGTGKTFIWRSLSADSMCNIKQGSDLAELIIRSKLIIWDETPMIHKHCIEAVDRTFRDILRVCSESSVHKPFGGKTIVFGGDFRQILPVVLKGSRQNVVNATINSSYLWSSCIVLRLTKNMRLLSVESSVEASKLKEFSSWVASVGDGVVGGPNDGEVAIDLPSDIILSNSGDPLKTIVESIYPSYMDPEELSNCLHDRAILAPTLDVVDEVNQFMISVHQAPGRV